A stretch of Aspergillus nidulans FGSC A4 chromosome VI DNA encodes these proteins:
- a CDS encoding uncharacterized protein (transcript_id=CADANIAT00010471), which yields MASWSANCTQQILPFSLGVPASSRAEAQQVLPKLIEVLINYKAKIRKVVHDADRGTAALYVTSKADSRSRETSSERTTSITRNVDQSSNVVNNAVLILTK from the exons ATGGCGTCCTGGTCTGCAAACTGTACGCAGCAGATCCTGCCTTTCAGCCTGGGGGTGCCGGCGAGCTCGCGGGCTGAGGCGCAGCAGGTTCTACCGAAGCTCATCGAAGTCCTTATCAACTATAAGGCAA AGATTCGCAAGGTAGTACATGATGCTGATCGCGGCACGGCTGCCCTTTATGTCACCTCCAAGGCGGACAGCCGTTCGAGGGAGACTTCAAGTGAACGAACGA CTTCGATAACTCGGAACGTAGATCAAAGCTCAAATGTAGTCAACAAT GCCGTTCTTATCCTGACCAAGTGA